The Epilithonimonas zeae genome contains a region encoding:
- a CDS encoding sugar porter family MFS transporter: protein MNKILMWSVTAALAGFLFGFDVVVISGADKKLQLLWHSSDAFHGAVVMGMALWGTVIGAIFGGIPTNKFGRKKTLLAIGILYALSAIGTAFSNDPYVFAFFRFMGGLGVGASTIAAPAYISEIAPAKDRGRLVSLYQFNIVLGILVAFLSNYLLSGIGDDDWRWMLGVQSIPATIYTLCVFIIPESPRWLVSKGRMDEAKKVMEIVSPDQDSEIIITQMEDDHADAPKENIFMKKYRFPLILAFLVAFFNQMSGINAFLYYAPRIFGEAGLGEKTSLLSSIGIGIVNMVFTLVGVNLIDKVGRRTLMLIGSIGYIISLGLVSMAFYFHWTGLAIPIFLFLFIASHAIGQGTVIWVFISEIFPNHLRASGQSFGSSTHWVLAAIIPSLIPTLFSTIGAGTVFLIFTVAMVFQLLFVILMMPETKGVSLEKLGKTLTK, encoded by the coding sequence ATGAATAAAATTTTGATGTGGTCTGTTACCGCAGCATTGGCAGGATTTCTCTTCGGGTTTGATGTGGTTGTGATTTCCGGTGCCGATAAAAAACTACAGTTACTCTGGCATAGTTCAGATGCTTTTCACGGAGCAGTAGTAATGGGAATGGCATTATGGGGAACGGTTATTGGTGCTATCTTCGGCGGAATCCCGACCAATAAGTTTGGACGCAAAAAGACACTTCTGGCAATCGGTATTTTGTATGCCTTGTCAGCAATAGGGACGGCTTTTTCTAATGATCCATATGTGTTTGCATTCTTCAGATTTATGGGCGGTCTGGGTGTCGGTGCATCTACCATTGCTGCACCGGCCTATATTTCTGAAATTGCTCCTGCAAAAGACCGTGGCAGACTGGTTTCTTTATATCAGTTCAATATCGTTTTAGGAATTTTAGTAGCGTTTTTATCCAATTATCTACTCAGCGGAATCGGTGATGACGATTGGCGCTGGATGCTCGGGGTACAGTCGATTCCGGCAACAATATATACTTTGTGTGTTTTCATAATTCCGGAAAGTCCAAGATGGCTTGTTTCTAAAGGTAGAATGGACGAGGCCAAAAAAGTAATGGAAATCGTGAGTCCCGATCAGGATTCCGAAATAATTATCACTCAAATGGAAGACGATCACGCGGATGCGCCAAAAGAAAACATCTTTATGAAAAAATACCGTTTCCCTTTGATTTTGGCTTTCCTTGTTGCTTTTTTCAATCAAATGTCGGGTATTAATGCGTTTTTGTATTACGCCCCAAGAATATTTGGAGAGGCAGGTCTTGGCGAGAAAACATCGCTTCTTAGTAGCATCGGCATCGGGATTGTGAATATGGTTTTTACCTTAGTAGGTGTAAACCTAATTGATAAAGTTGGAAGAAGAACTCTGATGTTAATTGGCTCCATAGGATATATTATTTCGTTGGGACTGGTTTCAATGGCTTTCTATTTCCATTGGACTGGTTTGGCGATTCCTATATTTTTGTTCCTGTTCATCGCCTCACACGCCATTGGTCAGGGAACAGTAATTTGGGTCTTCATTTCCGAGATTTTTCCGAATCATCTCCGAGCATCCGGACAGTCTTTTGGAAGTTCTACGCACTGGGTTTTGGCGGCAATAATTCCGTCGCTTATTCCAACATTATTCTCAACGATAGGAGCCGGAACTGTATTTCTGATATTCACGGTCGCAATGGTATTCCAACTGTTATTTGTGATTTTAATGATGCCGGAAACCAAAGGAGTCTCACTGGAAAAATTAGGCAAAACACTTACTAAATAG
- a CDS encoding RagB/SusD family nutrient uptake outer membrane protein, with protein MKKYILLTIASAFLLGTASCNDFLDNQPRGVLSEADVVTPQNVDGFVVAAYAAMGNDHYDTPFSLWPYGNVRSDDAYKGGSGTNDIQTFHFFEISNNIRSDFGELDRLWSLNYVGIGRCNKAIAALNQLSDAQYPNKQKRLAEMKFVRGHFYFLLKTLFKYVPYVDENTPIEDYPKISNRAKTDQQLWDAIASNFEDAAANLPATQSEVGRPKKSAAYAYLAKVRLYQAYEQDDNYTVTQINPITLQKSIDAANQVIGNYTLESDFGYNFLPGTHENGPESVFSIQYSDNDGTLFGRLNYGDVLSLPQGLGCCDFHKPSQNLVNAFKTTPQGLPMFDTYNDTDLNYNQLNNYKVDPRLYHTVALPGLPWKYEENKIYQESWNRSPGTYGYYASLKENVPVGCGCTVNVDPFYGNSKNRIIIRYSDILLMKAEALIELGQINEALPLINQVRQRAANSTVLTGSYTTNNLISQYQPGVNCTWNQDFARKALRWERRMEFAMEGSRFFDLVRWGTVAGTMNTYYSVEKMKRSYYSQAGFDHGIEEYCPIPLAQINFSQGLYKQNNGY; from the coding sequence ATGAAAAAATATATACTTCTAACAATAGCCTCCGCATTTTTGCTTGGAACAGCTTCCTGCAACGATTTTCTAGACAATCAGCCAAGAGGCGTGCTTTCCGAAGCAGATGTGGTGACACCTCAGAATGTCGACGGATTTGTGGTGGCAGCTTATGCAGCAATGGGGAATGACCATTATGACACACCTTTCAGCCTTTGGCCTTATGGAAATGTGCGCTCAGATGATGCCTACAAAGGCGGTAGCGGAACTAATGATATTCAGACCTTTCACTTTTTTGAAATCTCCAATAACATCCGTTCAGATTTTGGCGAATTGGATCGTCTTTGGTCCCTGAATTATGTCGGAATAGGAAGATGCAACAAAGCAATTGCCGCATTAAACCAGCTTTCCGATGCTCAATATCCAAACAAGCAGAAGCGGCTTGCTGAAATGAAGTTTGTAAGAGGTCATTTTTATTTTTTACTGAAAACCCTCTTCAAATATGTTCCTTACGTGGATGAGAACACACCGATTGAGGATTATCCTAAAATCTCCAACCGTGCAAAAACCGACCAACAATTATGGGATGCTATCGCTTCCAATTTTGAAGATGCCGCCGCCAATTTGCCTGCAACACAATCCGAAGTCGGAAGACCAAAGAAAAGCGCAGCTTATGCTTATTTGGCAAAAGTAAGATTGTATCAGGCGTATGAGCAGGACGATAATTATACGGTGACTCAAATCAATCCGATAACGCTTCAGAAATCTATTGATGCGGCCAATCAGGTGATTGGAAATTATACATTGGAATCAGATTTTGGGTACAATTTCCTTCCGGGAACGCACGAGAACGGTCCGGAATCCGTTTTTTCCATTCAATATTCCGACAACGACGGAACACTTTTCGGGAGACTGAATTACGGCGATGTGCTGTCTTTGCCACAAGGTTTGGGCTGTTGTGATTTTCACAAGCCAAGCCAGAATCTGGTGAATGCTTTCAAGACAACACCTCAGGGATTACCTATGTTCGATACCTATAACGATACGGATCTGAATTACAATCAGCTCAACAATTATAAAGTAGACCCAAGACTTTATCATACGGTTGCTTTGCCGGGATTGCCTTGGAAATATGAGGAAAACAAGATCTATCAGGAAAGCTGGAACCGAAGCCCTGGAACTTACGGTTATTATGCTTCTTTAAAAGAAAATGTACCGGTTGGCTGTGGCTGTACCGTCAATGTAGATCCGTTCTACGGCAATTCCAAAAACAGGATCATCATCCGTTATTCCGATATTTTGCTGATGAAAGCCGAAGCATTAATTGAACTCGGACAAATCAACGAAGCATTGCCATTGATCAATCAGGTGAGACAACGTGCTGCAAATAGTACAGTGTTGACAGGAAGTTATACTACAAATAATCTTATTAGCCAATATCAGCCGGGAGTGAACTGTACTTGGAATCAGGATTTTGCAAGAAAAGCCCTACGATGGGAGCGCAGAATGGAATTTGCAATGGAAGGAAGCCGTTTTTTCGATCTGGTGAGATGGGGAACTGTAGCAGGTACGATGAACACCTATTACTCCGTAGAAAAAATGAAAAGGTCTTACTATTCTCAGGCAGGATTTGACCACGGAATCGAAGAATACTGCCCGATTCCATTAGCTCAGATCAATTTCAGCCAGGGGTTGTACAAACAGAATAACGGTTACTAA
- a CDS encoding glycoside hydrolase family 32 protein, whose amino-acid sequence MKKIISTLIIAVTFYSGLKAQSDSKTSEELLYRPNYHFTPQKGWMNDPNGMFYLNGTYHLFYQYTPFQNTPDFSKMHWGHAISKDLIQWQELSPAIAYDEKGAIFSGSAVVDKDNTSGFGDGKNIPLVAIFTYHDMKKEQAGEIDAQSQAIAYSLDNGKTWTKYSNNPVLKNPGIKDFRDPKVFWDEKRSQWVMGVAAKDRQHFYGSKNLKDWTFLSEFGKNVGGHGGVWECPDLFPIKVEGTSEEKWVLIVNINPGGPNGGSAAQYFVGDFDGKTFTMDSLFTKQLEKEKVAWLDWGRDNYASVSFNNVPDNKRVIIGWMSNWDYSPDVPTEKWRGSSTIPREVSLKRSKDGYTLINVPVSQLKNCEAKTVRKEISLVYDKKLISKGEIDLSKAVIDVDFKKMTKGIYAFALKNSLGEQVIFGIDNNKQELFIDRTKSGKTDFKNNFADRISKAPLAKNYQNATFKIVLDKTSIEIFFNSGEKVLTEIFFPNENFSELTLSTDTKGSILSLNAHQLNIK is encoded by the coding sequence ATGAAGAAAATCATATCAACTTTAATCATCGCTGTAACGTTTTATTCCGGGCTCAAAGCACAGTCGGATTCGAAAACGTCTGAAGAACTTCTGTACAGACCCAATTACCATTTCACTCCTCAAAAAGGCTGGATGAATGATCCGAATGGGATGTTTTATCTGAACGGAACCTATCACTTATTTTACCAGTATACACCGTTTCAAAACACCCCGGATTTCAGTAAGATGCATTGGGGACACGCTATAAGTAAAGATCTTATACAATGGCAAGAATTGTCTCCTGCAATTGCCTATGATGAAAAAGGCGCCATATTCTCAGGTAGCGCGGTTGTGGATAAGGATAATACATCAGGTTTTGGTGATGGCAAGAATATTCCTTTGGTAGCAATTTTTACGTACCACGATATGAAAAAAGAACAGGCCGGAGAAATCGACGCACAGTCTCAGGCTATAGCTTATTCTTTAGATAATGGTAAAACGTGGACGAAATATAGCAATAATCCTGTACTGAAAAACCCTGGAATTAAGGATTTTCGTGATCCTAAAGTTTTTTGGGATGAAAAAAGAAGTCAATGGGTAATGGGAGTTGCGGCAAAAGACAGACAGCATTTCTATGGCTCAAAAAACCTAAAGGACTGGACCTTCCTTTCTGAGTTTGGAAAAAATGTTGGAGGACATGGTGGTGTTTGGGAGTGCCCTGACCTTTTCCCAATAAAAGTAGAAGGAACCAGTGAAGAAAAATGGGTACTAATCGTTAACATCAATCCAGGTGGCCCAAACGGCGGGTCAGCTGCCCAGTATTTCGTTGGCGACTTTGATGGAAAAACTTTTACAATGGATAGTCTTTTTACAAAACAGCTAGAAAAAGAGAAAGTGGCATGGCTGGATTGGGGTCGCGATAATTATGCTAGTGTCTCTTTTAATAATGTTCCGGATAATAAAAGAGTAATTATCGGATGGATGTCGAATTGGGATTATTCGCCGGATGTTCCAACGGAAAAATGGAGAGGAAGTTCCACTATTCCTCGTGAAGTGTCATTGAAAAGGTCAAAAGATGGTTACACTCTGATAAATGTTCCAGTTTCCCAGCTAAAAAATTGCGAAGCAAAAACAGTCAGGAAAGAAATCAGCCTTGTTTATGATAAAAAACTCATCAGCAAAGGAGAAATAGATCTTTCTAAAGCTGTTATTGATGTTGATTTCAAAAAAATGACCAAAGGGATTTACGCTTTTGCTTTGAAAAATTCATTAGGAGAACAAGTGATTTTCGGAATTGATAATAATAAGCAGGAACTTTTTATTGACCGTACCAAATCCGGGAAAACCGATTTTAAGAACAATTTTGCAGACAGGATTTCAAAAGCACCATTAGCAAAAAACTACCAAAACGCAACGTTCAAAATTGTATTGGATAAAACTTCTATCGAAATTTTCTTCAATAGCGGCGAAAAAGTTCTGACCGAAATCTTCTTCCCTAATGAAAATTTCTCAGAACTGACTTTATCGACAGACACAAAGGGAAGTATTTTGAGTCTCAATGCACATCAGCTTAACATCAAATAA
- a CDS encoding SusC/RagA family TonB-linked outer membrane protein, protein MKKYKIAVVFCLLPFSYIFAQEIVKGKVISPAQKPLIGVTITVSETGASTTTDSSGIFQINDLKKGNTLVFTYPDYSTQEVVVDEKTILNIVLAADKVKNIDEVVVTGYTKQKKADITGAVSIVDMKDLNKQGEPNPIKSLQGRVAGVNISTDGSPSGGNTKVLIRGVGTLNNTDPLYVIDGVPTKAGMHELNPGDIESMQVLKDASSASIYGSRAANGVIIITTKKGKKGKMRIDLNYYTAFSQYAKKTEVLNAKQFGEVLWQANINDGLNPNTNNLSYNFDWGVQNGVPTLYNSFVPEYLDVAKTIKSDNTNWYDEVSQTGVANSLDVSASSASDKGSYYFSMGYYDNDGIVKLTNFKRLSARVNTSYNFFDGKLKIGENFTYNKTNELMDPGVLDPALRALPIIPVHTVDGIGWGGPVGGMNDRQNPVRLLDYNKDNGYRYQRFFGNVYVELQPAKNLTLKSSFGVDFSNYYKRMLQRSYVSGYLQNKTNAVNIDQSDTEKWTWTNTAQYTAKAGNHHFDLLGGMEMYKDTYNNTWLRKEGFLIETPDYMYPDAGTGDAFNGGSSTYYSLLSYFGKFSYDYDNRYLFSATVRYDGSSRFGKNNRFGTFPAFSAGWRINKEDFAEKVIPFFSDLRLRAGWGQTGNQEISNSAVYSLYIANYAGGNPTWATSYGTAYDISGVGSGLLPSGFIATQTKNDDLRWETTTQTNLGLDFGFFNQKLTGSVDVYKKDTKDILVLPPYLGVIGEGGDRWINGASMENKGIEVALGYQDKTAGGFGYEISGNFSMNRNQITELPQSVINNYGGNGTTDNILGRPINSMYGYVADGLFRTQSEVDNSATQSGKGLGRIRYADLNGDGTIDDKDRTWIGNPNPGFMYGINLNFSFKNFDLSTFWQGIGDVDVINSKKYQTDFWSVDDVGSNKGTRLLNAWSPQNPNSDIPALTTVDSNAESRFSSYYVENGSYMKLRVLQLGYSIPKDILEQYKITNFRIYISAQNLLTIKSKSFTGIDPETPAFGYPLPLTINFGVNLSL, encoded by the coding sequence ATGAAGAAATATAAAATTGCAGTTGTCTTTTGTCTTCTTCCGTTTTCCTATATTTTTGCACAGGAAATTGTCAAGGGAAAGGTAATTTCGCCAGCTCAAAAACCACTGATCGGCGTTACCATAACCGTTTCAGAAACTGGCGCAAGTACAACAACAGATAGTAGCGGAATATTCCAGATCAATGATTTGAAAAAAGGAAACACGCTGGTTTTTACTTATCCCGATTATTCCACTCAGGAAGTTGTTGTGGATGAGAAAACTATTCTCAATATTGTTCTTGCTGCTGATAAGGTAAAGAACATTGACGAGGTTGTAGTCACTGGATATACCAAGCAGAAAAAGGCGGATATCACTGGTGCTGTTTCTATCGTTGATATGAAAGATTTGAACAAGCAGGGCGAACCCAATCCAATCAAATCATTACAGGGAAGAGTCGCAGGTGTGAATATTTCTACTGATGGCTCGCCTTCCGGTGGAAATACCAAAGTCCTCATCCGCGGTGTCGGAACTTTGAACAATACAGATCCACTTTATGTGATAGACGGCGTTCCCACAAAAGCAGGAATGCACGAACTGAATCCCGGTGACATTGAATCAATGCAGGTATTGAAAGATGCCTCATCAGCAAGTATATACGGTTCAAGAGCTGCAAACGGCGTCATTATCATTACCACAAAAAAAGGTAAGAAAGGTAAAATGAGAATCGACCTGAATTACTACACCGCCTTTTCCCAATATGCCAAAAAAACAGAAGTTCTGAATGCAAAACAGTTTGGAGAGGTGCTTTGGCAGGCAAATATAAATGACGGACTGAATCCTAACACAAACAATCTTAGCTATAATTTTGATTGGGGCGTTCAGAATGGTGTTCCGACGTTATACAACAGTTTTGTTCCCGAATATCTTGATGTTGCAAAAACCATCAAATCTGACAATACCAATTGGTACGATGAGGTTTCTCAGACAGGTGTTGCTAATTCATTGGATGTTTCGGCTTCCAGTGCTTCGGACAAAGGTTCTTACTACTTTTCGATGGGATATTATGATAATGACGGCATCGTGAAGTTGACCAATTTCAAAAGATTGTCTGCCCGTGTGAATACTTCGTACAATTTCTTCGATGGTAAATTGAAAATCGGGGAAAACTTCACCTATAACAAAACCAATGAACTGATGGATCCGGGCGTTTTGGATCCTGCTTTGAGAGCGTTGCCGATTATTCCTGTTCATACTGTTGACGGAATCGGATGGGGCGGCCCGGTAGGCGGGATGAATGACCGTCAGAATCCAGTTCGTCTTTTAGACTATAACAAAGACAACGGCTACAGATACCAAAGGTTTTTCGGAAATGTGTATGTAGAATTGCAACCTGCGAAAAACCTAACACTGAAATCCAGTTTCGGAGTCGATTTTTCTAATTATTATAAAAGAATGCTGCAAAGAAGCTATGTTTCAGGATATCTTCAGAACAAAACCAACGCGGTGAATATTGATCAGTCCGATACTGAAAAATGGACATGGACCAATACCGCTCAATATACCGCCAAAGCAGGAAATCACCACTTTGATTTGCTGGGCGGGATGGAAATGTATAAAGATACCTACAATAATACCTGGCTGAGAAAAGAAGGATTCCTGATAGAAACACCAGATTATATGTATCCTGATGCAGGAACGGGAGATGCCTTCAACGGGGGAAGTTCTACTTACTACAGTTTGTTATCGTACTTCGGCAAGTTTTCTTATGATTATGATAATCGATATTTATTTTCTGCAACAGTACGTTATGATGGCTCATCCAGATTCGGAAAAAATAACCGTTTTGGGACATTTCCGGCATTTTCGGCGGGTTGGAGAATCAACAAAGAAGATTTTGCAGAAAAGGTGATTCCGTTTTTCTCAGATTTGCGGCTGAGAGCAGGTTGGGGACAGACAGGAAATCAGGAAATCAGCAACTCGGCGGTTTATTCGCTTTACATTGCTAATTATGCAGGTGGTAATCCGACCTGGGCCACTTCCTACGGAACGGCTTACGATATTTCAGGTGTTGGTAGCGGCTTGTTGCCTTCGGGATTTATTGCCACTCAAACAAAAAATGATGATCTTAGATGGGAAACCACTACGCAGACGAATCTCGGTTTAGATTTCGGATTTTTTAATCAGAAACTGACGGGAAGTGTTGATGTTTATAAAAAAGATACCAAAGATATTCTGGTTTTACCTCCTTATCTGGGCGTGATTGGAGAAGGGGGTGACCGCTGGATCAACGGTGCATCTATGGAAAACAAAGGAATTGAAGTTGCTTTAGGTTATCAGGACAAGACTGCCGGTGGATTTGGCTACGAGATTTCAGGGAACTTCTCGATGAACCGCAATCAAATCACCGAGTTGCCACAATCGGTTATCAATAATTATGGCGGAAATGGGACTACAGATAATATTCTTGGAAGACCGATCAACTCAATGTATGGTTATGTTGCCGATGGACTTTTCAGAACGCAGTCCGAAGTTGATAATTCTGCAACTCAATCAGGAAAAGGTCTAGGAAGAATACGTTATGCTGATTTGAATGGTGATGGTACCATAGATGACAAAGACAGAACTTGGATAGGAAACCCGAATCCGGGATTTATGTACGGAATCAATCTTAATTTCTCTTTCAAAAACTTCGATTTATCAACCTTCTGGCAAGGAATAGGCGATGTGGATGTCATCAATTCCAAAAAGTACCAGACTGATTTCTGGAGCGTAGATGATGTGGGTTCCAACAAAGGAACAAGGCTTCTTAATGCGTGGTCGCCACAAAATCCAAACTCTGATATTCCGGCGCTTACAACGGTTGACAGCAATGCGGAATCCAGATTTTCCTCATATTATGTAGAGAATGGAAGCTATATGAAATTAAGAGTTTTACAGCTGGGTTACAGTATTCCGAAAGATATTTTGGAGCAATATAAAATTACCAATTTCAGGATTTATATCAGCGCACAGAATCTTCTGACCATCAAATCCAAAAGCTTTACAGGCATCGACCCGGAAACACCGGCTTTCGGTTATCCGCTTCCGTTGACCATCAATTTTGGAGTTAACCTATCCCTTTAA
- a CDS encoding glycoside hydrolase family 32 protein: protein MTIRKIYLASVMALATFSCQNNDSVADVNPEDIFKQTNIFPQPPNQWMGSTNPYYTAGYVGDVMPYYENGKFYLFFLHDAKTKPAGEGFHDIHSFETTNFKDFTYQGRQIPYGTASEPDFGVGTGSLVKVGNTYYYYYTGHNEIASFLSGNPRESVLLATSTDMKNWTKVKDFKITAPAGYYDYEFRDPHVFFNAEDGKYWMLVSAQTSAKKAVVLKFTTTNPASGNWSVENPIYTTTSSENYIMLECPDLFKMGNYWYLVFSENWSSNSGTHYRIATSPNGPWATPANDRLDGSYLYAAKTVSDNTDRYLVGWTARKVPESNTGGKDWAGNLVAHKLVQNTDGTLGVKPISTLQSVFGQNAPLSVDKITGNASQNGNSFNLPANSQVMFGKLQKANQISFTLNAAANGKSGLILAQDNDGKSGFKISFEPSSNRMASYVMNGGSENFVDSYPLSGISGTAYNVTAFISNDVCVIYVNDKLAFSNRVYNVVNKKWSIFGTSDSSFNNINVKNP, encoded by the coding sequence ATGACAATCAGAAAAATATATTTAGCATCTGTGATGGCTCTGGCAACATTTTCCTGCCAGAATAATGATTCGGTGGCAGATGTGAATCCGGAGGATATTTTCAAACAGACAAATATCTTTCCGCAGCCGCCCAATCAGTGGATGGGAAGTACTAATCCTTATTATACAGCCGGTTATGTCGGCGATGTAATGCCGTATTACGAAAACGGAAAATTTTATCTTTTCTTTCTGCACGATGCTAAAACCAAACCTGCAGGCGAAGGATTTCACGATATTCATAGCTTTGAGACGACCAATTTCAAGGATTTTACTTATCAAGGGAGGCAAATTCCCTACGGGACAGCTTCTGAACCTGATTTTGGTGTAGGAACAGGAAGTCTGGTGAAAGTCGGGAATACGTATTATTACTATTACACAGGGCATAATGAGATTGCTTCGTTTTTATCGGGTAATCCGAGGGAAAGTGTGCTTCTGGCAACGAGTACCGATATGAAAAACTGGACGAAAGTGAAGGATTTTAAAATCACTGCTCCGGCTGGTTATTATGATTATGAATTCCGCGATCCGCATGTTTTCTTCAATGCTGAGGATGGAAAATACTGGATGCTGGTTTCTGCACAGACTTCGGCTAAAAAAGCGGTTGTGCTGAAATTTACAACAACCAATCCTGCAAGCGGAAACTGGTCGGTGGAAAATCCTATTTATACGACAACTTCTTCAGAAAATTATATTATGCTGGAATGTCCGGACCTTTTCAAAATGGGCAATTACTGGTATCTTGTTTTCTCCGAAAATTGGAGCAGCAACAGCGGAACGCATTACAGAATAGCCACTTCGCCAAACGGACCTTGGGCAACACCTGCGAATGACCGATTGGACGGCTCTTATCTCTATGCAGCGAAAACAGTTTCTGACAATACCGACCGTTATCTGGTGGGCTGGACTGCCCGAAAAGTCCCTGAAAGCAATACGGGCGGAAAAGACTGGGCAGGAAATCTCGTAGCACATAAACTGGTTCAGAATACGGATGGAACTTTGGGGGTAAAACCTATTTCTACCTTGCAATCTGTCTTTGGGCAAAATGCTCCACTATCCGTAGATAAGATTACAGGTAATGCTTCTCAGAACGGGAATAGCTTTAATCTTCCTGCGAATTCCCAAGTAATGTTCGGGAAACTTCAGAAAGCCAACCAGATCAGCTTTACCCTGAATGCTGCGGCAAACGGAAAATCAGGATTGATCCTGGCGCAGGATAATGATGGAAAAAGTGGTTTTAAAATTTCATTTGAACCTTCTTCCAACAGAATGGCGAGTTATGTAATGAACGGCGGAAGCGAGAATTTTGTTGACTCCTATCCGTTGTCCGGGATTTCAGGAACTGCTTATAATGTAACAGCCTTTATCAGCAATGATGTTTGTGTGATATATGTGAATGATAAGTTGGCGTTCAGCAACCGTGTGTACAATGTTGTTAACAAAAAATGGAGTATTTTTGGTACTTCGGACAGTTCATTCAATAATATTAATGTGAAAAATCCTTAA
- a CDS encoding DUF4960 domain-containing protein: MKTIFNKFQTFIILLVSAVLVWSCNNNMEDGLATDVSVNISSFTVNGVSGDIDNKNDKITVTLPYGTNVKALSPIIEIPQGSIISPVSGTVIDFSQPIKFRVKNGNIYKDYQVTVQAQVPIISFKINGLSATINHSSKTILLTMPEGTNLTALNPIIEVANGVSISPASGTTINFSSPVQFTVSNANLTEIYTAKVTIPVSGPTVAFLGTAATRTGLTNPDEIAASDWLFGKFSGAVYVSMADVASGTADLTGIDIIWWHFDSAAALPGEALNANVTSKIKNYLSAGGNILLTGFASQYVDALGIVPAGKGPNNVFGDFLPNGFIDSGSDWGISFKGHENHPAFEGLQTYEPGKANLLQKGTFRLNHTAWWFLPEWGGYVNGAGWRNQTGGNNLASEGWDNTLDGRVAIAEFPNGTANKKCITISMGAYDWYNETSNGTPSQPNGFLDNIKKITENSLNYLVTN, translated from the coding sequence ATGAAAACAATATTTAATAAATTTCAGACATTCATTATTTTGCTTGTTTCTGCAGTATTGGTCTGGTCTTGCAACAACAATATGGAAGATGGGCTGGCAACGGATGTTTCGGTGAATATATCTTCCTTTACAGTAAACGGCGTTTCGGGAGACATCGATAATAAAAACGATAAAATCACGGTAACACTTCCTTATGGAACGAATGTGAAAGCTTTATCTCCAATAATAGAAATTCCGCAAGGTTCTATAATTTCCCCGGTTTCGGGAACTGTGATTGATTTTTCACAGCCTATTAAATTCAGAGTGAAGAACGGTAATATTTATAAGGATTATCAGGTAACGGTTCAGGCACAGGTCCCGATTATCAGTTTTAAAATCAACGGATTATCGGCAACGATCAACCATTCCAGCAAAACGATTTTACTCACAATGCCGGAAGGAACGAATCTTACAGCATTGAATCCTATAATAGAAGTAGCAAACGGTGTAAGCATCAGTCCTGCGTCAGGAACGACAATTAATTTCAGCAGCCCTGTACAGTTTACCGTTTCCAATGCAAATCTGACTGAAATCTATACCGCAAAAGTAACCATTCCGGTTTCAGGACCAACAGTGGCTTTCCTCGGAACGGCAGCAACCAGAACAGGCCTTACCAATCCTGATGAAATCGCAGCTTCCGACTGGCTGTTCGGTAAATTCTCGGGAGCGGTCTATGTATCAATGGCGGATGTGGCGAGTGGGACCGCAGACTTAACTGGAATCGATATTATTTGGTGGCATTTTGATTCTGCTGCTGCACTTCCCGGGGAAGCGCTCAATGCAAATGTGACATCAAAAATTAAAAACTATTTAAGTGCAGGAGGCAATATTCTACTGACAGGATTTGCTTCACAATATGTGGATGCTTTGGGTATTGTTCCCGCTGGAAAAGGTCCGAACAACGTTTTCGGAGATTTCTTACCGAATGGATTTATAGATTCAGGGAGTGATTGGGGAATCTCCTTCAAAGGTCACGAAAATCATCCCGCTTTTGAAGGGCTTCAGACTTACGAACCTGGAAAGGCCAATCTTCTTCAGAAAGGAACATTCAGGCTAAATCATACAGCCTGGTGGTTTTTGCCGGAATGGGGAGGTTACGTGAACGGTGCAGGCTGGAGAAACCAGACCGGTGGTAATAACCTTGCAAGTGAAGGTTGGGATAATACGCTGGATGGTCGTGTTGCTATCGCTGAATTTCCAAACGGAACTGCCAATAAAAAGTGTATCACCATCTCAATGGGTGCTTACGACTGGTACAACGAAACCTCGAATGGAACCCCAAGCCAGCCGAACGGATTTTTGGATAACATCAAAAAAATCACGGAGAACAGCCTTAATTATCTTGTAACGAATTAA